From the genome of Streptomyces sp. NBC_01142:
GGCGCGACTGCCTGAGCAGCAGACCCAGGAGCCCGATCTGGACCCCGTGCAGCAGCAGATCGTCACCGTGGCCGGGTGGCTGGCCGAGGCCGAGGACGCCGGCCAGAAGGTCTCCGGAGCGGAGGTCGCCCGCCGTCTCGGGCTGTCCCCGAAGACCGGCCAGCGGCGGGTCAACGCTGCGGCCGAGCACCTGGAGGAGCAGCGTCGGCAGCAGGGCCGCGCACATCTCCGGTCGGTCAACCGCTGACCGACCCGCCCCGCGAGTGGCCGATGACCGAGCCCGGTCATCTTCTTGTCCGGCCCCGTCGGTCACGACCGATTCCACGGTCGTGATACCAGTGACCGACGCCGGTGACCGATGGCTCCGTGACCGATCCCTGCGCCGGTATCCGATGACCGATCCGGTCCCCATCGGCCATCGGTCCTGACCGATCCAGCGCTCACCGGTCACCCCTGCGGCGTGACCGATCGACCACCGGGGGCGCTGCTCCCAGCCCGCCCGGAACCAGGCTTGCCCACCCTCCCAGGAGGCTTGCCCAGGGTTGCTTCGACCGGTCACCGGGGCTTGCCCAGAACACCGGGAGGCTTGCCCAATCGGTCACTGGCGGCTTGCCCAGCAAATAGGCAAGCCTCTCACCTGCTCTTTTAGGGAGTTGGGCAAGCCTTCGGGCAAGCCCCGATGAGGAGAGTTCACGGCACGACATCCGAAAGGAGATGTGCCGTGCTCACCCTGTCGCAGCCCGCCCGCATCGCCGGCGGAATCTTTGACCGCCTGGACGCCGAGTGGGCAGTCCTGTGCGCGGACACTGCCGTCCAGGCCGTGGTGACCGATTGGCTGATGGCCGATCACCTGGCCGACGACGTCGCGGCCGTGACCGATTCCTGGGTGCGCAACCTCGGCCCCGTGCAGCTGCTCGCCACCCTTCGGCCGCGCGACGGCGTCGTGACCGATGAGCTGACCGACGCCGTACTGCGCGCCCTGCTGCACCGCGCGGCTGGCCGTGACCGATCTGCCACGCTCGCCGCCCGCATCATCGTCCAGGCGATGATCCCCGGCGCGGTCCGCATGACCCGCGGCCAGGTCCGTCCCTTCGGCGGCCGCACTTTCGACGACATCGGTCACATGAGTGTCGCTGCCCTCTACGTCGTCGCACGCTCCGGTCGCATCCACACCCGGCCCGGCCGGCCCGCCGCCAACCTCGCCCTGGACGCCCTGCGCCGGGTGTGCCGCGAGCTCGCCGCCGACCGGGAGGTCCTCGGCGAAGACCTGGCCCTCGCCGAGGACCTGGCCGACACCGAGCCGGGACCGGCCGAGAGCACCCACGTCTGGTCGGTGCGCACCGCCGCGGCCGCCGCCGGCCTCACCCCGGCCGGACCAGCCAGTGAAGCGGAGGCGAGCCGCGCCCGCCTCGAACTGCTCGAGCTGGTCCTGGACGCGATGGAGGCCGGCACCCTCTCGCCCGCCGACGGCCGGGCCATTGCCTGGCACTACACCACCGCCCCCGTCCCGGACACCGAGGCCGCCTCCCGCTCCGGCGCGACCGCCGGCGCGTGGCAGCGCCGGCGCTCACGCGCCGTGGACCGCCTGAAGTCCTCGCTCCAGCTGAGGCCTGCGGCATGACCCCGATTTTCTCCCCCGGCCACCGTCCGCTCGCTCCGACTGTAGGAGACCCGCATGCCCGCCACCGCCAAGGCGCCCCTGGATGCCGACGAAGAGCGCGTCACCCGCGCCCAGCGTCTGCTGATCCAGCTGGGCGCCGCACTGGTGCACCGACCCTTCGACACCACCACCCACGACCGGCTCCGGACCTTCCTCACCGACGACGCCAAGGACGTCCTTGCCTCCCTGGAGATCCTGGAGCAGCGCCCCGAGACCGAACTGCGCCAGCGGATCGGCGAGCTGGCCGGACACTGCCTCTTCCCCGCTGAGGGTGCGGCATGAAATCTGTGCTGACGCGCCGCCCTGCCAAGGCCGCGGCCACCGCACCGGCCAAAGCCGAGCCGCAGGACTGGGCCATCGACGAAGGCCCCCGGGATGTCGGCGGCTGGTCGACCGGCGCCCAGGCGAACACCTCCACGATGATCCGCTGGACAGTCTGGGGGCTGCTCGTCCTGGGACCGCTGCTCGGCGCGGCCGCGTACCTGTCGGTGCCGGCCCAGGCCGGACCATCGAAGCCGAAGGCGGCGCCCGCCGCACCGGCCGCCGTCGGCGCCCAGGGCGCCGGCGGCTTCGCCCAGCTCTTCGTCGCCGCCTACATTGCCGCGGGGGAGGGCGACCAGGCCAAGCTCGCCGCCTACTACCCGGCCGCCACCAGCCTCCGCCTCGAAGGGGCTTCGGGCCGGCGTACCGGCGAGCAGCTCACCGTCGTACGGCTGCGCCAGGCCGACCACGGCCTCTGGTCGGTGACGGTGGCCGCCCGCATCACCGAAGCCGAGCCCACCGCCAAGCCCTCGGACAACGACCGCCGCGACGCCAAGGCCGACGCCAAGAAAGCTGCTGCCGAGGCCGTCCACTACTTCCAGGTCCCGGTCGCCACCGCTCCCGCCGCAGGCGGGGCGAACGGTTACGTGGCTCTGGCCATGCCGGCCGAAGTTGCCTCCCCCGAGCGGATCGAGGCGCCGGAGCTGGTCTACGGACCGCTGCGGCCGGCCCTTCCCACCGACCCGCGGACCCAGGCCGTCACCGAGTTCCTGACCGCCTATCTCACCCGCGCCGGCGCCGGTGAGCTCGACCGCTACCTCGCGCCCGGAACCAAGCTCGCCGCCATCACCCCCGCGCCCTACACCGGCATCGCCGTCGACCAGCTCGCCATAGAGGGCGAGAAGAGCTCCGAGCCCGTGACCACAGTGTCCGGCGACGGCACCACGCTGCGGCTGCTGGTCGCCCTGCGCGCCACGGGACACGACGAGGTCCGCGTCCCGCTCACCTACGCCCTGACCCTCAAGGCCCGCGCCGGCCGCTGGGAGATCGCCTCCCTGGACGGGGCTCCGGCTCCTGCGCCCGTCCGTCCGGCTGCCCCCTCTGCCAGCCCCACCCCCACGCCCTGACAAGGAGAGTCGTCATGCACGAAATCACGCTCGCTGCCGGCTGGATCACCACCGGAACCGGCCTCGGTAACGACATCAAGGACCTCATCTTCAACGTCGCCATCCCTGTGCTGTGCGGGTTGTTCGTCGTCGTTGTCGGCTGGAAGACGAAGGCGCCCGGCCCGACGATCATGGCCGTCATCTTCGCCGCGATCGTCTGGGGCGGCTCGGCGAACATGGACACCCTCAAGGACAAGACGACCGAGGACATCAACCAGTACGACGACGGCGGCGCCGGCCAGCAGCTGTGGAACCAGGGTGACCAGTGACCGCTGTCCTGGTCGAGCCGGCTGAGAGCGAAGACGAGCTGATCGGACGCTGCTACACCAAGGCCCGCCGCACTCCGCTGGTCGTCGGGTCCGTTCCGGGAGGCGGCGGCCGCAGCCTGCGCCTCCCGGGCGGCCCGTACACGCTCACCCAGCTCGCCGCGATCGTCGCCACGTTCGTCGTGCTGATCCTGTCCCGGCCTCTGTGGGGCGGGCGCGGGCTGATGGACGTGGTGGTGTTGCTCGGCTGCCCGTTCGGCGTTGCCTTCCTGCTGCGGCACCTGCACATCGACGGCCGCAACCCGGCGGCAGCCGCGGCCAGCGTTGCGGTGATGATGACCGGCCCGCGCTGGGGCCGCCTTCACGGCCGGCCGTTCCGGCCGGCCCGCCCCGCCCGCGGTGCGACCCGCATCACCGTCGCCGCTGCCGACGCCGCAGAGCCGTCCGCCGCTTCGGCTGCCCCGGCACGCACTGCGCCGACCCGGGCCGCGCGCCGGCCCATACCGGCAGCACCCGCATCCTCCGCAGCTGCCAACTCCCCTGTGGCGTCCGGCGTGCAGGCCCTGCTCGCCCGCCGCTCTGCATCCGCTCGAGATGACCTGGAGGAATGATGCATCTGCCGATCCGGCATGTCGCCAACAACCTCGTCTTCACCACCCACGGCACCACCTGGGCCCTCTGGCGGGTGGCGGCCGCCAACTACAGCCACGCGCCGGCCACCGCGAAGAAGCGCCGGCTGAAGTCACTTGAGTCGCTGTTCAAGTCGCTCACCGGCGAGCCGATGCTCATGTCGCTGTGCCCGCAGGTCGACCCGATCGCCGTCGTCCGCGCCATGGTCGCCGACGTCGACCTGAAGAAGTCGCCGCGCTACGAGCTGCTCGGCCACGCGGTCCTGGACCAGCTCGAGGAGATGGAGCTGACGGGCCGCACCGACTGGCTCGCAATCCCTCTGCCCGCGCTGTCCCGCAAGGACGCCGCACTGTCCGCCTTCCAGGCCGCCAAGGCCGAAGTCGAGCTGCAGCTCGGCCTGATGCCCGCCCCCATCACCGCCGGCGAGATCGAGCGGCGTACCGAGCAGGCGATGCGGATGCACGCGCAGTGGCCGTCCGGGGTCACCATGCGGCCGGCCACCGAGGTCGAGATTCTGTGGATCTACGGGCACAGTGCCCGCCGCGGCCTTGCCGAGCCGTTCCTGCCCGACGGCACCGAGCAGGGCCTGCGCGGCCGCGGCCGCACGGTCGCGGCCCTGGGGGAGGTGCTGCTCGCCGAGGGCGGCGCCGACTTCAAAGAGCGCCGGGCCGCACCGGGCAACCCCTTCGAGCGGCGCTATCTGCAGGTATCCAGCGAGTGGGGCGACTCCTACCAGGCGATGCTCGCCCTCTCCGAGATGCCGGAGGCCTTCGCGCTGCCGGGGGCGGCGTACCTGCAGCAGCTCGACGATCTGGCCTACCCGGTCGACTGGACGGCCCGCCTGGTCATCACCCCCGGTGCCAAGGCCGAGGCCAAGACCCGTAAGCGGGCCCGCCACCTGAAGGCGCAGGCCGCCGAGTACGTCGGCGACCCGGCAGGGCCGCCCACCTCGATCGCGAAGAACGAGATGGACAACGACGAATACCGCGACCGGCTCACCTCGTCCGCGCGCGAGGTCGAGATCCGCGCCATGGTCACCCTGGCTGTGTGGGGGGCCAGCCCGGACGACGCCCAGGATCGTGCCGCTGCCCTCGCATCGGATTTCGGGGCGACGGACTACACCTTCTCCCGCCCGGTGGGGGAGCAGTCCAACCTGTGGCACGCGATGCTGCCCGGCTGCCGCACCCCGCGGGTGATGACCGGGTACGCCCAGTACCTGCTCGCCCGCGACTTCGCGATGGCCATGCCCTGGTGCGGCTCCCAGCTCGGCGACGAGCGCGGCGGCCTGTTCGGCCTGCAGCTCGCCTCCGGCGGCGCCCGCCCCGTCATGGTCGACCCCGCCCGAGGGCCCCGCCAGAACGCCTCCGCCTCCATGGCCTTCATCGGCGAGCTCGGCGCCGGCAAGTCCGTCGGTCTGAAAACGGCGGTCTACAACGTGCTCGCCCGCGGCCATCAGCCGGGCCGGCCCGACTCCCGCGGCCGCGCCGTCATCGTGGACCGCACCAAGGAAGAGGAGTGGGCACGGTTCGCCAGCGCTTGCCCAGGCACCACCCAGGTCATCAGGATCGACCAGACCGCCGAAGTGTCTCTCGACCCCCTGCGCCTGTACGTACAGGACAGCCCGAAGGTCGCGGCACGCTTCTGCGAGTCCTTCCTGACCCTGCTGCTCGGCGTGAAGCCGATGGACCTGGAAGGCGTCGCACTGTCCGAGGCGGTCCAGGCCGTTCTGGAACGCCCCGAGCCCTCCATGCGCGCCCTGGTCGACGAACTCACCGCCCGCGGAGCTGAGGACACTTCTGCCCGCAACCTGGCCCGCAAGCTCAAGGCCGTAGCCCGCAAGGACCTCGCCGCCGTCGTCTTCGATGACACACTCCCGGTCGTCGACACGGCGCGAGCCGACAGCGTCGTCTTTCTCGTCAACTCCCTCGCCCTGCCCAAGAAGAGCGAGCTCGCCTCCGAACACCGCATCGAGCGCCTCGAGTTCGAGAAGGTGCTGGGCCGGTCCCTGATGTACCTGATCGCTGCCGTCGCGCGCGAGACCGTCATGAAGGCCAAGGAAGAGTTCGGGGTCGCGGTCTTCGACGAGTGCTGGTGGCTCACCAGCTCGGAGGAGGGCCTGGAGCTGCTGCTCGAGCTGATGCGTGACGGCCGTAAGCACAACGCCGCCGCCTACGTGGGGTCGCACGACCCGCACGACATCGGGCCGGCCGACAGCGAGAAGGGCGCCATCATCCGCGGCCTGATCCCGCACCGGCTCCTGTTCCGCCAGACCACCCGGTCGCTGGCGTCGCGCGGGCTGGAGTTCCTCGGTGTGGACGCCACCGATGCCGACCTGCTGGACCTGGTCACCGCCGGCCTGTCTCCGCTGGATCTGCCGGACGAGGAGAAGCTGGCCCGTGCGGGAGAGTGCCTCTACCGCGATCTCGCCGGCCGCATCGGAATGATGCGGGTCCTCATTCCGGTCGACCCGGCCGTCATGCGCGTCATCCACACCACACCCAGCGACTACCGGGCCGCGGCATGAGCTCGCTCACGAACTGGCGGATGCGGCTGCGGGCGTTGGGCTCCGCACGGCTGCGCCTGGCGCTGCTCGTCGCCGCAGTCGCCGCCACCACGTTCACCTTGCTCACCACGCTGCCCGCCCACTCGGAGCCCCTGCCGGCCCCGTCTCCGAGCGCGCCGACTGCGCAGACGGCGCCGGGGCAGCGCACTCCCACGCCGGAAGAAGTTGAGGCGATCGAGAACGTCCTGCGCGAGCAGGGGGAGCGCCTGTCGAAGGCCGCGCAGGAGGGCATGCTCAAAGGCGAGAAGGAACGGCTGCGCAAGCTGCTGCCCGACGAGGGCGGCGTATTGGGTGTCTTCAACGTCACCGACGCCAACGGCATGCCCATCAGCGCCTACACCGTCAGGTCCGACACCGGCAACATGCTCGACTGGGACCTCGGCATCCAGAACCTGCTCACCGAGCTGTGCTTCATGGCCACCAAGTGGCTCATCGCGTTCTGCTCCTGGCTCATGGTCTGGGCGCTGTCCTTCGGCCTGGCCAAGCTGCTGCTCGTTCCAGTGCTGTCAGTCGCCAACTCGCTGCACACCCGCGTAATTCTGGAGATGGGCCTATCGGCGCTGTTCCTGTCGGTGTGCGCGGTCATCTGCGTCGCGAGAATCTTCTTCGGCGACAAGGCCAAGGGCTGGGGCGACGCCGCCCTGTCCGTCTTTCTGGCTGCACTGACGACCACACTGCTGGTCTCCACACCGCAGACGCTGCTGGGTGAGGAAGACGGAGCGATCGCCGTAACCCGCGGCCTGGCCCTGGAAGTTGCTGACGTCATCCTGGACGCCAACCCGGCCACACCGCAGGCCAATGACGGAGTGACCACCCCGGCCACCAGCAACACCATCTCGCGGCCCCTGACCGACGCGCTGACCGACGCCTTCATCGTCAAGCCGGCCATGCTCCTGCAGTACGGGCGCGTCTTTGAAGGGGAGTGCGCGGCCGAGTATTCCGACACCAAGCTCGCGCAGCTGGCCTTCGACCGGAGTGTCAGCTCCCGCACCGGCATGCTCAAGAAGGTCACCGGCCTGGCCGACTACGTCGACCCCACCGGCGGCGCCATCTCGGGCTGGTACAACATGCAGATCGACATGTCCCAGCAGTGGGCGGTCGATCACTTCGGCAACCCGCCCATGCAGCGCTTCGAAGAGAAGTGCGTTCCCGGCGATGCTGACGCGGCGAAGAAGGCCTCGTTCGACAAGGTCGGCGGCAGCGTCTTCCTCCTCATCGCCGCCCTCATCGTCACCGTCCTCATCTCCGGCCTGGCCGGGTCTTTCCTGGTCGCCCAGTGCCGCATCGCCTGGGATGCCATCCGCGGCGAGCCCGTCCTGGTAGCGGGCACCATCCCCGGCGCCGGCCGCGCCTTCCTGTGGGACTGGGCTGCCTCGGTGCTGCGCAACCTGGGACTGATGCTCACTTCGGTGGTGGCGCTCGCCGTCTTCATCGTTGTGGTCCAGGCCGTCCTCGATCCCGTACAGGTGGACTGGGGCAGAGAACTGACGCTGCGGTTCCTGGTCGTGGACATCGTGTGCATCGGCGCGGTCAAGAAGCGCAAGCAGCTTGCTGCCCGCTCCAAGCAGGTCGCGGCGAACTTCCGCGCGAAGATGTCGGCTGGCCGCATCGGCGGCACAAACGGCTCCGCCTTCGGCCCACCCGCCTCCGACACCGTCCCCAAGAACCGCCACATCGGCAGGAAGACCGCCCGCGGCCTGGTGCGCGGCGCGATGGTCGGAGTGTCCCTCGCCCAGGGCAACCCGCTCGCCGCTGTCGGCTACGCCCTGCCCCGGACCGTCGGCGCCACCGCCCTGATGAGCCGGATCAACACTGGCGGCCGGGGCGGCCGTCGGCGCCCGCCGGCCCGGCCTGCTGGCCGCCCCTCGCCGCGCCCAGGCGGTCAGCCTCCCGGCCGTCCCCGCCCGTCACCCAGAGGCGAAGTGAGCCCACGCACCGAATGGGACTTCGACTTTTCCGAGCCCTCCACCAGCCCAGGCAACGGTCGCCTGGGTGCTCCGCCGCGACCTACCCACCGCCCCGGAACTCAGCCTGCCCGCCGCCGGCCGACTGCCCACCCTGCACAGCCTGCCGGCAACGCTCCGACTCCGGCTAACGGGCCCCGCCCGGCCGCCGTGCAGCGGGGCGGGGGACAGCGGGCCACGCCTCGGCACTCGGCCCCGACCCAGCCCGCAGCGTCCCCGCGCCAGCAGCAGTTGCGGCAGCGACTGGACCGCGGCACCCGCCGCACCCCGCCGAGAGGCGAGTCGTGACCAAGCAACGTAAGAAGTGGCTGGCGGGCGGCAGCAGCCTGATCGCGCTGGCGATCATCCTCATGGGGGCGATCGCTGCGCACGTCACCGGTGTCGCCCAAGGCGACGCCGAGGCCGCCGCCCGCACCCGGGCCCGCTGCTCCGTCGGCGGGGCCCCGGGCATGGACGTCGACACCGCCCAGGTTGCGCAGCAGGTGAAGGCCGTGCTCGCCGGAAACACCGGCGACGTCCAGGTGTCGGGCCTGTCGCTGCCCAAGGAGCAGATCCCGAACGCGAAGGTGATCGTGGCCACCGGCGTGCAGATGAAGATCCCAGCCCGCGGGCAGGTCATCGCGCTCGCTACCGCCCTGCAGGAATCAACCCTGCGCAATATCGACCACGGCGACCGCGACAGCCTCGGCCTGTTCCAGCAGCGGCCCTCCCAGGGCTGGGGCACCCGTCAGCAAGTCCTCGATCCGGTCTACGCGTCGACCAAGTTCTACAAAGCGCTGAGGTCCCTGAAGGACTGGGAGCACATGCCGCTCACCGTCGCCGCCCAGAAGGTGCAGAAGTCGGGGCTGCCCGACGCGTACGCCAAGCACGAGCCGCTGGCCACCGCACTGCAGCGGGCCATCGCGCCGACGCTCGGCGCCGCCGGTGCCAGCCCCGCGCTCACTGGCGGCTTCGGTACGGGCGGCTGTGTCACGCAGGCCGGCGCCGACTACGGCGACATTGCCCCGGGCAAGCTGCCGGACGGCTACCAGATCCCCATCAACGCCCCCATGCAGGCCCGCAACGCGATCCGCTGGGCGCTCGGTCAGCTCGGCACGCCGTACCAGTGGGGCGGCACGTGTACCAACCCGCACGGCAACGTCGCGCGTGACCGGTGCGACTGCTCGTCCCTGATGCAGCGTGCGTACGGAGTGGCCGGCATCGAGATCTCCCGCACGACGTACACGCAGATCAACGACGGGCGGCCGGTGTCCACCAACGCACTCCAGCCGGGCGACCTGGTGTTCACCGAGGGCACCGCGTCCCGCCCCGAGCACGTGGCCATGGCGATCGGAGATGGACTTGTCGTGCACGCACCGCGCCCGGGACGCGTGGTGGAAGTGGCCAAGGTGGCTACCCACGGAACGATCCTCGTGGCCCGACGCATCGTGCCCTGACGCGGCTTCGAGAGCCCCGCAAGTCCGCCCCCACGACGCCGTACCGGCTTCCAACTCACGCAGGGCCAGGTGGGTTGACTGATCCCATTCCGTCCGCATTGGATGACACTCCTGCGCGAGGAGGCCCGGCGATGACCCACAGCTCGATCCAGCTCTCAGACGAACTGCCTTCGTGCTCACGATGCGGAGGAGAAGTGATTGTCGGGGCGGACGTGCCACCTTCGGATCCGCGCGCGGGTCCACCGCGCTCGCCTCCCGCCTGGCCCGCGGCACCGGCCGCCTGATCGGCGGCACCGCCAGGGCCGCAGCCGGCACAACGAAACTTGCCGCCAGGGGCACCCTCGCGGTCGGCAAGGCAGGGCTGAAGTCCACCCTGGGGCTGCCCGTGTACGGGCCGCGCGCCGCCCGCAGAACCGGTGCCGCGCGCGCCGCAGTGCCCGGCCAAGTCACCAACGGTGCCGCCGGCCTGGGCCGGCGTCTGCAGCAGATCCACCAGCAGTACGCCCCACCCGCGCGCGACTTCATGAGCGAATACGCCCACGGCCTGCGCTCGTTCGGGCGCCTGGTCAGCGGCCGCCGCCCGCTGGGCCCCTATACGCCGCCCCGGCGTCCCACTCCGGCTCGCCCCCAGCCGGTCCCAGGCCCCCCGCCCATTCGGCGCCGCCCCCCGCGCCCCACGCCGGTAGCGGCTCCTCCGGCCGCCAGGCACCGCCCGGTTCCCCCGCGCGCCCCAGCCCGCAGCGAGCCCGGCCCAGGCAGCACTACAGATGTGGCTGCACCGCATGCGCAACCGCCAGACCCCCGCGCCCCCGCAGCTCCTCCCTCCCCGCGCCCGGCACGGCCGGCAAGGCCCGCACCCCGCCGGGGCGGTGGCCGCCCGTGACCGGAGAGAAGAAGGCCATCCTCATCTCCGGCATCGCGCTCGCGCCGATCGCCTTCGTGCTCGGTCTCTGCGTCCTGTTCATCGCCGCCGTTGCCGGGGGCGCAGCCGGTTACGAAGACGAACTCGACGACAGCAGCAACGGCATGACGGCCGGACAGGGAGCGCCCTCACAGGTGGCGGGTGTGCACGCGGTAATGCTCGCCGCGTACTCCCGCGCCGCCACGACCATCACCACCCTGCGCCCGAAGTGTGCCGGGATGCGACCGTGGGGCCGATGCAGTTCCTCCCCTCCACCTGGAAGGGCGCCAGCGGCTTGGACGGGGAAATACGCCGCGTTCTACGACATTTAGGGCCACATATGAGTTGGCCTTTCTCATCGTCCTGTCCATCGCTTGTCCGGTTGGACAGGGTGATGAGAAGTCCCTCGTGCGGGTGGTGTCACCCTCACACCCCATGTGGAGGGTAGGGACGGAATGCAACGAACAGGGTGACAGAACTCCAAGAGCCGCATCTATGCGGTCTTGTGGCATTCCGCTGATGGTGCGGATGGCGGGTCGCTAAGGTCCAGTGCAGGAGATCGTGTTGCCGGGGGTGGGCGCGTGCGGGTCCGTATGTGGGTGGCGGGAATCGTGGCGCTTGCCGGCCTGGGTATTGCGCTGCCGATCGTGCTGGCGCTGGCGGGGAACGCCGCCACGGCCGCTAAGCACTGGCACTGGCCGCTGGATGATCTCCGACAGCACCCGTGGTGGTCGCTCGGCATCTTTGGGCCACTGGCGATCGTGGCAGGCGGTTTCGCGGCGTGGCTGCAGTTACGTCCACCGGCGGCCCTGAACGACCCACCACCACCCCCGCCCGTGGCGGTCCCGGACTGGTTCGTCGATCGGGGCCAGACCCGCACCACCGTGTCGGCTGTGTGCGGCGGCCGCCGCGCCGTAGGCATCACCACCTCCCTGTGGGGAGCAGGAGGATTCGGCAAGACCACCCTGGCGACTGCCGTGTGCGCCCGCCGGCGTGTGCGGAGGCGGTTCCGGTCCCGGATCTATCCCGTCACCATCGGCCGGGACGTCCGCGGACGTGCGGCTGTGGCGGCCAAGGTCGTCGAGGTCACCCGCTTCATCACCGGCGACACCACCGAGTTCGACGACCCCGCTCTGGCCGGCGCCCATCTGGGCCGGCTCCTCGACAAGCGCCCCCGCACCCTGCTCGTCCTGGACGACGTGTGGGAAGCCGAGCAGCTCGACCCCTTCCTGAAGGGAGGCCGCCGCTGTGTACGGCTGGTCACCACCCGCAACCCCGCACTGCTGCCACCCGGCGCGCAGCGCATCCCCGTCGACCAGATGTCCCGCGACCAGGCCAAGGCCGTGCTGATCTGGACCCTGCCACCGCTGCCCGAGCCCCTGGTGGACGCCTTGCTGAAGGCCACCGGCCGCTGGGCCCTGCTGCTGCGCCTGACGAACCGCCTGATCGCCGAACAGTGCGCCGCCGGCGCCGATCCCACCGCCACCGCCGAGCGGATCCTTCACCGGCTGCGCGGCAACGGGCCCGTCGCCGTGGACGATCCCGCTGCCACCTGGAACCTGGACGACCCACGCCTGCGCAACCAGGCCGTCAAGGCCTCGATCGAGGCCGCAACCACCCTGCTGCCGCCCGGCGGCCCGGACCGCTTCACCGAGCTCGGCATCTTCGCCGAGGACGAGTCCATCCCCATCACCGTCGTCGCCCTGCTGTGGCAGACAAGCAGCCAGCTGACCGAGGACCAGACACGCACGCTGTGCCGGGACCTGGAACGCCTGTCCCTGCTTACCCTCAACCCACGCCGCGGCGGCACGATCAGCCTGCACGACGTCATCCGCGACTACCTCCGCGGCGAACTCGGCACCGCCGGCCTGACCCGCATCAACGGCCTCCTGATCGACGCCGTCGCCAACGCCCTGCCACCGGCCCAGCCCCTCGCCCCCACCACGCCCGACCCCGAACGCGCCTGGTGGCAGCTGCAGGACGGCTACCTCCTCGACCACCTCCTCGACCACTTCCTCGCAGCCGGACGCACCACCTCCGCCGAGGCCATCGCGGGCGACCTGCGATGGGTGGAAGCCCGCCTCACCCAGCGCGGGCCGACAGCCCCCTGGAGCGACCTCACCCGCATCGACACCCCCCACACCCGCCCCCTGGCCCGCAGC
Proteins encoded in this window:
- a CDS encoding conjugal transfer protein; the protein is MKSVLTRRPAKAAATAPAKAEPQDWAIDEGPRDVGGWSTGAQANTSTMIRWTVWGLLVLGPLLGAAAYLSVPAQAGPSKPKAAPAAPAAVGAQGAGGFAQLFVAAYIAAGEGDQAKLAAYYPAATSLRLEGASGRRTGEQLTVVRLRQADHGLWSVTVAARITEAEPTAKPSDNDRRDAKADAKKAAAEAVHYFQVPVATAPAAGGANGYVALAMPAEVASPERIEAPELVYGPLRPALPTDPRTQAVTEFLTAYLTRAGAGELDRYLAPGTKLAAITPAPYTGIAVDQLAIEGEKSSEPVTTVSGDGTTLRLLVALRATGHDEVRVPLTYALTLKARAGRWEIASLDGAPAPAPVRPAAPSASPTPTP
- a CDS encoding ATP-binding protein, yielding MMHLPIRHVANNLVFTTHGTTWALWRVAAANYSHAPATAKKRRLKSLESLFKSLTGEPMLMSLCPQVDPIAVVRAMVADVDLKKSPRYELLGHAVLDQLEEMELTGRTDWLAIPLPALSRKDAALSAFQAAKAEVELQLGLMPAPITAGEIERRTEQAMRMHAQWPSGVTMRPATEVEILWIYGHSARRGLAEPFLPDGTEQGLRGRGRTVAALGEVLLAEGGADFKERRAAPGNPFERRYLQVSSEWGDSYQAMLALSEMPEAFALPGAAYLQQLDDLAYPVDWTARLVITPGAKAEAKTRKRARHLKAQAAEYVGDPAGPPTSIAKNEMDNDEYRDRLTSSAREVEIRAMVTLAVWGASPDDAQDRAAALASDFGATDYTFSRPVGEQSNLWHAMLPGCRTPRVMTGYAQYLLARDFAMAMPWCGSQLGDERGGLFGLQLASGGARPVMVDPARGPRQNASASMAFIGELGAGKSVGLKTAVYNVLARGHQPGRPDSRGRAVIVDRTKEEEWARFASACPGTTQVIRIDQTAEVSLDPLRLYVQDSPKVAARFCESFLTLLLGVKPMDLEGVALSEAVQAVLERPEPSMRALVDELTARGAEDTSARNLARKLKAVARKDLAAVVFDDTLPVVDTARADSVVFLVNSLALPKKSELASEHRIERLEFEKVLGRSLMYLIAAVARETVMKAKEEFGVAVFDECWWLTSSEEGLELLLELMRDGRKHNAAAYVGSHDPHDIGPADSEKGAIIRGLIPHRLLFRQTTRSLASRGLEFLGVDATDADLLDLVTAGLSPLDLPDEEKLARAGECLYRDLAGRIGMMRVLIPVDPAVMRVIHTTPSDYRAAA
- a CDS encoding C40 family peptidase; this encodes MTKQRKKWLAGGSSLIALAIILMGAIAAHVTGVAQGDAEAAARTRARCSVGGAPGMDVDTAQVAQQVKAVLAGNTGDVQVSGLSLPKEQIPNAKVIVATGVQMKIPARGQVIALATALQESTLRNIDHGDRDSLGLFQQRPSQGWGTRQQVLDPVYASTKFYKALRSLKDWEHMPLTVAAQKVQKSGLPDAYAKHEPLATALQRAIAPTLGAAGASPALTGGFGTGGCVTQAGADYGDIAPGKLPDGYQIPINAPMQARNAIRWALGQLGTPYQWGGTCTNPHGNVARDRCDCSSLMQRAYGVAGIEISRTTYTQINDGRPVSTNALQPGDLVFTEGTASRPEHVAMAIGDGLVVHAPRPGRVVEVAKVATHGTILVARRIVP
- a CDS encoding NB-ARC domain-containing protein; its protein translation is MRVRMWVAGIVALAGLGIALPIVLALAGNAATAAKHWHWPLDDLRQHPWWSLGIFGPLAIVAGGFAAWLQLRPPAALNDPPPPPPVAVPDWFVDRGQTRTTVSAVCGGRRAVGITTSLWGAGGFGKTTLATAVCARRRVRRRFRSRIYPVTIGRDVRGRAAVAAKVVEVTRFITGDTTEFDDPALAGAHLGRLLDKRPRTLLVLDDVWEAEQLDPFLKGGRRCVRLVTTRNPALLPPGAQRIPVDQMSRDQAKAVLIWTLPPLPEPLVDALLKATGRWALLLRLTNRLIAEQCAAGADPTATAERILHRLRGNGPVAVDDPAATWNLDDPRLRNQAVKASIEAATTLLPPGGPDRFTELGIFAEDESIPITVVALLWQTSSQLTEDQTRTLCRDLERLSLLTLNPRRGGTISLHDVIRDYLRGELGTAGLTRINGLLIDAVANALPPAQPLAPTTPDPERAWWQLQDGYLLDHLLDHFLAAGRTTSAEAIAGDLRWVEARLTQRGPTAPWSDLTRIDTPHTRPLARSLAQTAHLLTPTDPPHALTGVLHTRLDNHPHWHPQITARQHDPAQRPCLTNQWPLPDGPSPALQRTLTGHAGSVNSVAIAPDGTWLATASDDGTVRIWDRTTGTCTATLHTDHAGSVYSVAIGPAGTWLATANSDQAVRIWDRATGTCTATLHTDSVNSVAIAPDGTWLAITSDDGTVRIWDRTTGTLTGHTDSVRSVAIAPAGTWLATASNDLTVRIWDRATGTCTATLTGHTGLVESVAIAPDGSWLATASGDGTVRIWDRSSGSCTATLAGHTGRVLSVAIAPDGSWLATASYDGTVRIWDRTTRSCTATLTGHTGSVQAVAIAPDGAWLATASHDKTVRIWAVADQCTVAMARAEDALLPCAWGAGGELAVGGERGLYIFKLLT